The Mycobacterium seoulense genomic interval GGTGTGGTGACCCGTTCGGTGCGTGACACCGCGGCGTTCTACCGGGAGGCCGAACGCATTTGGCGCAACCCGAAACTGGCGCCGGTCGGGGACGTGGCCGGGCCGGGCCGACAGCGGCTGCGGGTCGCCGTGCTGACCCGGTCGGTGCAACGCGACTGCAGCCCCCAGGTGCGCGAGCTCGTGCTGAAGTCGGCCGGCCTTCTCGAGGAACTCGGGCACCGCGTCGAATACCTCGACGAGCCCCCGGTGCCGGCCAGCTTCGTCGACGATTTCGTCCTGTACTGGGGATTTCTGGCGCTGGCCCAGGTGCGCAGCGGGCGGCACATGTTCGGCAAGACGTTCGACCGCGCCCGGTTGGACAGCCTGACGCTCGGTCTCGAGCGGAATACGGCCCGCAACATTCACCGGCTGCCTCTGGCGATCGTGCGCCTGCGCCGTATCCGCAGGCGTACCGCGCAATTCTTCGGCACCTACGACGTCGTGCTGACCCCGACGCTCGCCGACGAGACGCCCCGCATCGGCTATCTGGCACCCACCGACTACCACCAGGTCATCGAGCGACTGATCGACTGGGTCTCGTTCACCCCGCTGCAGAACGTCACCGGCGAGCCGGCGATCTCACTCCCGTTGGCGCAGTCCGATGAAGGCATGCCGGTGGGCATGATGTTCTCGGCCGACCTCGGTCAGGAGGCGCTTCTGCTCGAGCTGGCCTACGAGCTCGAAGAGGCCCGGCCGTGGGCCCGGATCCAAGCCTCGTAGGCGGGTCAATCGGATCCGAGCCTGTCGAGCATCCGCTTGAACTCGCGCTG includes:
- a CDS encoding amidase, with product MRHVHAFGDDALGDLDAVGLAHAIQAGWVSRAEVIEAAIARTEAVDPVLNGLAYAAFQQARTAAPANGFFDGVPTFLKDNVDIAGQPTMHGTDAWTPWNATSDGEFTRLFLATGLAPVGKTQLSEFGFSASAEHPRLGPVRNPWNTDFSAGASSSGSGAFVAAGVVPIAHANDGGGSIRIPAACNGLVGLKPSRGRLPLDAHLRRMPVGIVANGVVTRSVRDTAAFYREAERIWRNPKLAPVGDVAGPGRQRLRVAVLTRSVQRDCSPQVRELVLKSAGLLEELGHRVEYLDEPPVPASFVDDFVLYWGFLALAQVRSGRHMFGKTFDRARLDSLTLGLERNTARNIHRLPLAIVRLRRIRRRTAQFFGTYDVVLTPTLADETPRIGYLAPTDYHQVIERLIDWVSFTPLQNVTGEPAISLPLAQSDEGMPVGMMFSADLGQEALLLELAYELEEARPWARIQAS